Proteins from a single region of Haloterrigena alkaliphila:
- a CDS encoding HAD family hydrolase, producing the protein MPRAVVFDLDYTLAVPTRDRATILDQAAAAADAPSLSREEYLEAHRRNLTRESREPIFADLLETRETDADPAAVADAYRETIAETLEPLPGVETMLADLRGEYRVGLLTNGPVRAQRDKIATLGWDGRFDAALVTGELQAGKPDRRAFEAIAAELNVELEDAVYVGDEVEADIIGATNAGMTAIQVLLEDGPGPDPRAVAHVEQAEVATAVPETVAALDDD; encoded by the coding sequence ATGCCACGGGCGGTCGTCTTCGACCTCGATTATACGCTCGCCGTCCCCACGCGGGACCGAGCGACGATCCTGGATCAGGCCGCGGCCGCCGCCGACGCGCCGTCGCTCTCTCGCGAGGAGTACCTCGAGGCCCACCGGCGAAATCTCACTCGCGAGAGCCGCGAACCGATCTTCGCCGACCTGCTGGAGACGCGCGAGACCGACGCCGATCCGGCCGCCGTCGCCGACGCCTACCGCGAAACGATCGCGGAGACGCTCGAGCCGTTACCCGGCGTCGAGACCATGCTCGCGGACCTGCGCGGGGAGTATCGCGTCGGGCTGCTCACCAACGGCCCCGTCCGCGCCCAGCGGGACAAGATCGCGACGCTCGGCTGGGACGGCCGCTTCGACGCCGCGCTCGTGACCGGCGAACTCCAGGCCGGCAAACCGGATCGGCGCGCGTTCGAGGCCATCGCCGCGGAACTGAACGTCGAACTCGAAGACGCCGTCTACGTCGGCGACGAGGTCGAGGCCGACATTATCGGCGCGACCAACGCCGGAATGACCGCGATCCAGGTTCTGCTCGAGGACGGCCCCGGCCCCGATCCGCGCGCCGTCGCACACGTGGAACAGGCGGAGGTCGCGACGGCCGTCCCCGAGACCGTCGCGGCGCTGGACGACGACTGA
- a CDS encoding methylglyoxal synthase — protein MTRVALIAHDETKPDLVEFAQAHEEQLQQYELIATGTTGNRLLEETDLEVECTESGSLGGDLMIGAEVAQGNLDGVIFLRDPLEAQPHEPDISALLRICDVHDIALATNRSSAEFLIDGLAD, from the coding sequence ATGACGCGCGTCGCGCTGATCGCCCACGACGAGACGAAACCCGATCTCGTCGAGTTCGCACAGGCCCACGAGGAACAGCTTCAGCAGTATGAACTGATCGCGACCGGCACGACCGGCAACCGGCTGCTCGAGGAGACCGACCTCGAGGTAGAGTGCACGGAGTCGGGCTCGCTCGGCGGCGACCTCATGATCGGCGCGGAGGTCGCACAGGGGAATCTCGACGGCGTCATCTTCCTCCGGGACCCGCTGGAAGCCCAGCCCCACGAACCGGACATCTCGGCGCTGTTGCGGATCTGCGACGTCCACGATATCGCGCTGGCGACGAACCGCTCGTCCGCGGAGTTCCTCATCGATGGGCTGGCCGACTGA
- a CDS encoding J domain-containing protein codes for MKRSSRSPTRLTRAEAREILDVGLMADAAEIRAAYRERVKEVHPDNGGDRAAFMRVTAAYERLSE; via the coding sequence GTGAAACGATCATCCCGCTCTCCGACCCGGCTCACGCGGGCCGAAGCCCGGGAGATACTGGACGTTGGCCTCATGGCAGACGCTGCCGAGATCAGGGCCGCCTACAGGGAGCGGGTCAAGGAAGTCCACCCGGACAACGGCGGCGATCGAGCGGCGTTCATGCGCGTGACGGCGGCCTACGAGCGACTCTCCGAGTGA
- a CDS encoding SDR family NAD(P)-dependent oxidoreductase, whose protein sequence is MTHTAVIAGVGPGLGASLARKFVAEDCKVGLFARSADFLEDLADDLGDDAVAVPTDITDPEQVEAGFREVRDEFGPVDVLVNHASGGAWRGLRDISPDEFERVWRTAAYGALLCSQAAVDDMLAGDGGTIIFTGATSAVRGRDGAIGFSAAKFAVRGMAESMARELGPDGIHVAHVVIDGGIRPPEAGESGSNRDEADLLESDAIADTYWHLVTQDRSAWTLELDLRPHVEEF, encoded by the coding sequence ATGACGCACACGGCAGTCATCGCCGGCGTCGGCCCCGGACTCGGAGCATCGCTCGCGCGAAAATTCGTCGCCGAGGACTGTAAGGTCGGGCTGTTCGCCCGGTCGGCGGACTTCCTCGAAGACCTCGCGGACGATCTCGGCGACGATGCAGTCGCCGTGCCGACTGACATCACCGATCCCGAGCAGGTCGAGGCCGGCTTTCGAGAGGTTCGCGACGAGTTCGGACCCGTCGACGTCCTCGTCAATCACGCCAGCGGCGGCGCGTGGCGGGGATTGCGAGACATCTCGCCGGACGAGTTCGAACGAGTCTGGCGCACGGCGGCCTACGGCGCCCTGCTGTGCTCGCAGGCGGCCGTCGACGACATGCTCGCGGGCGACGGCGGCACGATTATCTTCACCGGCGCGACGTCGGCGGTCCGCGGGCGCGACGGCGCGATCGGCTTCAGCGCGGCCAAGTTCGCCGTCCGCGGGATGGCCGAATCGATGGCCAGGGAACTCGGCCCCGACGGGATTCACGTCGCCCACGTCGTGATCGACGGCGGGATCCGGCCGCCGGAGGCGGGCGAGTCCGGATCCAACCGCGACGAAGCGGATCTCCTCGAGTCGGACGCGATCGCGGACACCTACTGGCACCTCGTGACGCAGGACCGGTCGGCGTGGACGCTCGAGTTGGACCTCCGACCGCACGTCGAGGAGTTCTGA
- a CDS encoding cation:proton antiporter regulatory subunit: MTIYESDLPGVGKKFEVELEDDTRLVIVTHNTGKREVFLKSDPDADGDKLFDLSDRLARTVGTILEGAYFQPVQADAVETMLTDDTYLEWYNVTETAEIVGQSLREADIRSRTGVSIIAIQRGDDLISPPTPETILEVDDTLVVVGEREECADFETLLGDEV; this comes from the coding sequence ATGACAATTTACGAGAGCGACCTCCCCGGCGTCGGGAAGAAGTTCGAGGTCGAACTCGAGGACGACACGCGGCTCGTCATCGTGACCCACAACACGGGGAAGCGGGAAGTGTTCCTGAAGTCAGATCCGGATGCGGACGGCGACAAACTGTTCGACCTCTCGGATCGGCTCGCCCGGACGGTCGGCACCATTCTCGAGGGTGCGTACTTCCAGCCCGTTCAGGCCGATGCGGTGGAGACGATGCTCACGGACGACACCTATCTCGAGTGGTACAACGTCACCGAGACAGCCGAAATTGTCGGTCAAAGCCTCAGAGAGGCGGACATCCGGAGCCGAACAGGGGTCTCGATCATCGCCATTCAGCGCGGCGACGACCTGATCTCGCCGCCGACCCCGGAGACGATCCTCGAGGTCGACGACACGCTCGTCGTCGTCGGTGAGCGCGAGGAGTGCGCCGACTTCGAGACGCTGTTGGGGGACGAGGTCTAA
- a CDS encoding VOC family protein: protein MATLSAHHVGITVSNLEETLPFYRDVLGLEVVDRFSVGGEAFADAVGVEDARGEFAHLEADGIRIELVEYDPEARGSPAAGLNQPGATHVGLSVDDLEAFHANLPDDVPTISEPRTTESGTSILFLRDPEANLIEVLET, encoded by the coding sequence ATGGCAACGCTCAGCGCACACCACGTCGGTATCACCGTCAGCAACCTCGAGGAGACCCTCCCCTTCTACCGGGACGTCCTCGGACTCGAGGTGGTCGACCGATTCAGCGTCGGCGGCGAGGCGTTCGCGGACGCCGTCGGCGTCGAGGACGCCCGCGGCGAGTTCGCCCACCTCGAGGCCGACGGGATCCGGATCGAACTCGTCGAGTACGACCCCGAAGCGCGGGGCTCGCCGGCCGCAGGACTCAACCAGCCCGGCGCGACGCACGTCGGACTGTCGGTCGACGACCTCGAGGCGTTCCACGCGAACCTGCCCGACGACGTCCCGACGATCAGCGAGCCGCGAACGACCGAGAGCGGGACGTCGATCCTCTTCCTGCGCGATCCGGAGGCGAACCTGATCGAAGTCCTCGAGACCTGA
- the pyrF gene encoding orotidine-5'-phosphate decarboxylase: MNFFDRLHDRIRTVDSVVSVGLDPDPSRIPDHLAEYDLPRWAFNRRIIDATHEHAAAYKPNAAFYEDPDGWQALEETIAYAHGKGVPVLLDAKRADIGNTTRQYAKLLETVDAITVNPYMGRDSLQPFLSDEEAGVFVLCRTSNPGGSDIQDLELETGEPVYERVAALADLWNENDNVGLVVGATTPDELEDLREQVPDLPFLVPGVGAQGGDAEAAVEFGLANGVGLVNSSRGIIFAGENDGEEFAKASGQAAKRLKKRLNQYRE; the protein is encoded by the coding sequence ATGAACTTCTTCGATCGCCTGCACGACCGCATTCGGACGGTCGACAGCGTCGTCTCCGTCGGTCTCGATCCCGACCCGTCACGGATTCCCGACCACCTCGCGGAGTACGACCTCCCCCGGTGGGCGTTCAACCGCCGGATCATCGACGCCACGCACGAACACGCCGCCGCCTACAAACCGAACGCCGCCTTCTACGAGGACCCCGACGGCTGGCAGGCCCTCGAGGAGACGATCGCCTACGCCCACGGCAAGGGCGTCCCGGTTCTGCTGGACGCGAAGCGGGCCGACATCGGGAACACGACCCGCCAGTACGCCAAACTGCTCGAGACCGTCGACGCGATCACGGTTAACCCCTACATGGGCCGGGACTCGCTGCAGCCGTTCCTCTCCGACGAGGAGGCCGGCGTCTTCGTCCTCTGCCGGACCTCGAACCCCGGCGGCTCCGACATTCAGGATCTGGAACTCGAGACCGGCGAACCCGTCTACGAGCGGGTGGCCGCGCTGGCCGACCTCTGGAACGAGAACGACAACGTCGGTCTCGTCGTCGGCGCGACGACGCCCGACGAACTCGAGGACCTTCGCGAGCAGGTGCCCGACCTCCCCTTCCTCGTCCCCGGCGTGGGCGCGCAGGGCGGCGACGCGGAGGCCGCGGTGGAGTTCGGCCTCGCGAACGGCGTCGGACTGGTCAACTCCTCGCGCGGGATCATTTTCGCCGGCGAAAACGACGGCGAGGAGTTCGCGAAGGCGAGCGGGCAGGCTGCGAAGCGGCTGAAGAAGCGGCTGAATCAGTATCGGGAGTAA
- a CDS encoding GTPBP1 family GTP-binding protein: MSRDRALLERALDRGEQDGGNVEFKERLSRDVHLEGGRRESLAAQLRHRLLSGDGEATYVVGVTDDGGLAGIDPATFSETMDVLSLLAEEADAHIDDVQTWGIEDGLVGVAQICEGGVLETDDEHIVVGTAGHVDHGKSTLVGSLVTGNPDDGDGATRAYLDVQPHEVERGLSADLSYAVYGFDEEGPVHVRNPNRKADRAAVVQEADRLVSFVDTVGHEPWLRTTIRGLVGQKLDYGMLVVAADDGPTRTTREHLGVLLATDLPTIVAITKTDIVDEERIEEVEREVERLLREVDKSPLRVARHGVDAAVEEISERVVPIVETSAITMDGLDTLDELFDRLPKTAQDTGEFRMYVDRSYSVTGVGAVASGTVMSGEVEPGDELLLGPMPDGRFQEVEVRSIEMHYHRVDKAQAGRIVGIALKGVKESAIERGMVLLPRDADPDPVREFEAEVMVLNHPTRIGDGYEPVVHLETIGEAAAFHPENGRLLPGDTGETTVRFKFRPYLIEEGQKFVFREGRSKGVGTVTKVHPME; this comes from the coding sequence ATGAGCCGTGACCGGGCTCTCCTCGAGCGAGCCCTGGACCGTGGCGAACAGGACGGTGGCAACGTCGAATTCAAGGAGCGATTGTCACGTGACGTCCACCTCGAGGGTGGACGCCGGGAGAGTCTGGCCGCGCAACTGCGACATCGACTGCTCTCGGGGGACGGCGAGGCGACGTACGTCGTCGGCGTGACGGACGACGGCGGCCTCGCCGGTATCGATCCCGCTACGTTCTCCGAGACGATGGACGTACTTTCCTTACTCGCCGAAGAGGCGGACGCCCACATCGACGACGTCCAGACCTGGGGTATCGAGGACGGACTCGTGGGCGTCGCACAGATCTGCGAGGGGGGCGTCCTCGAGACCGACGACGAACACATCGTCGTCGGGACGGCGGGCCACGTCGACCACGGGAAGAGCACACTTGTCGGCTCGCTCGTGACCGGCAACCCCGACGACGGCGACGGAGCCACGCGCGCCTACCTCGACGTTCAGCCCCACGAGGTCGAGCGCGGCCTCTCGGCGGATCTCTCCTACGCGGTCTACGGCTTCGACGAGGAGGGGCCGGTCCACGTGCGGAATCCGAACCGGAAGGCCGACCGGGCGGCGGTCGTCCAGGAGGCCGATCGACTCGTCTCGTTCGTCGACACCGTCGGCCACGAGCCGTGGCTCCGGACGACGATCCGCGGGCTCGTCGGCCAGAAACTCGACTACGGGATGCTGGTCGTCGCGGCCGACGATGGACCGACGCGCACGACCCGGGAGCATCTGGGCGTTCTGCTCGCGACGGACCTGCCGACGATCGTCGCGATCACGAAGACCGACATCGTCGACGAGGAGCGCATCGAGGAGGTCGAGCGCGAGGTCGAACGACTGCTGCGCGAGGTCGACAAGTCGCCGCTCAGAGTCGCCCGCCACGGCGTCGACGCCGCCGTCGAGGAGATCAGCGAGCGCGTGGTCCCGATCGTCGAGACCAGCGCGATCACGATGGACGGGCTCGACACGCTGGACGAACTGTTCGATCGCCTGCCCAAGACCGCCCAGGACACCGGCGAGTTCCGGATGTACGTCGACCGGAGCTACTCGGTGACCGGCGTCGGCGCGGTCGCCTCCGGGACGGTCATGTCCGGCGAGGTCGAACCCGGCGACGAACTCCTGCTCGGTCCGATGCCCGACGGCCGCTTCCAGGAGGTCGAGGTGCGGTCGATCGAGATGCACTACCACCGCGTCGACAAAGCCCAGGCCGGCCGGATCGTTGGCATCGCGCTGAAGGGGGTCAAGGAGAGCGCCATCGAGCGCGGGATGGTTCTCCTCCCGCGGGACGCGGACCCCGACCCCGTTCGGGAGTTCGAGGCCGAAGTCATGGTGCTCAACCACCCGACCCGGATCGGCGACGGCTACGAACCCGTCGTCCACCTCGAGACGATCGGCGAAGCCGCCGCGTTCCACCCCGAGAACGGGCGCCTGCTGCCCGGCGACACGGGCGAGACCACCGTCCGATTCAAGTTCCGCCCGTACCTGATCGAGGAGGGCCAGAAGTTCGTCTTCCGCGAGGGGCGCAGCAAGGGCGTCGGGACCGTGACGAAGGTCCACCCGATGGAGTGA
- a CDS encoding cation:proton antiporter, with product MATAESTALIDVGILFAAVAFAGFLANRINQSVIPFYILIGMLLGEYVLGAIDFPSLLGTDVVPHGAELALAETDFIYVSAEIGIVLLLFFLGLEFNLDRLIASKERIGKAGAVDLAINFGAGLLLGYALFGSFLPAFLTAGIVYISSSAIITKSLLDLGWIANDESDAMLGTLVFEDLFIAVYLAVATALVLGGGDVGEALGQIGIAVGFILVLLLLVYLGTAWFQRSLETDSHEFIVLRALGITVLIAGVALSIGVSEAVAAFFVGMAFSSTEHVHDLENLLEPLRDAFAAIFFFWIGLVTDPSLFLGVAGVIAIAALATTPTKLISGYLGGRIYDLSERRSVRVGLGMTTRGEFSLIIASLALSGAGGALAESVAADIYAFAVGYVLLMSIVGTTLMQYSDRIESAVVPRLEAGIGSTGQPSDD from the coding sequence GTGGCAACTGCTGAATCGACCGCCCTGATCGACGTCGGCATCCTCTTCGCGGCCGTCGCGTTCGCCGGCTTCCTCGCTAATCGTATCAACCAGTCGGTGATCCCCTTTTACATCCTCATCGGCATGCTGCTAGGGGAGTACGTCCTCGGCGCCATCGACTTCCCGTCGCTGCTGGGCACGGACGTCGTTCCCCACGGCGCCGAACTCGCGCTCGCCGAGACGGACTTCATCTACGTCAGCGCCGAGATCGGGATCGTCCTCCTGCTCTTTTTCCTCGGCCTCGAGTTCAACCTCGATCGGCTCATCGCGTCGAAAGAGCGGATCGGCAAAGCGGGCGCCGTCGACCTCGCGATCAACTTCGGCGCCGGATTGTTGCTGGGGTACGCGCTCTTCGGGTCGTTCCTCCCCGCCTTTCTCACCGCCGGGATCGTCTACATCTCCTCGTCGGCGATCATCACGAAGTCGCTGCTCGATCTGGGCTGGATCGCCAACGACGAGTCCGACGCGATGCTCGGCACGCTGGTCTTCGAGGACCTGTTCATCGCCGTCTACCTGGCGGTCGCCACCGCGCTGGTGCTGGGCGGCGGGGACGTCGGCGAGGCGCTGGGACAGATCGGCATCGCGGTCGGCTTCATCCTCGTCTTGCTCCTGCTGGTCTACCTCGGAACGGCGTGGTTCCAGCGCAGCCTCGAGACCGACTCCCACGAGTTCATCGTGCTCCGGGCGCTGGGGATCACCGTGTTGATCGCCGGGGTCGCGCTCTCGATCGGAGTCAGCGAGGCCGTCGCGGCCTTCTTCGTCGGAATGGCGTTCTCGTCGACGGAGCACGTCCACGACCTCGAGAACCTGCTCGAACCGCTCCGGGACGCGTTCGCGGCGATCTTCTTCTTCTGGATCGGGCTCGTCACCGATCCGTCGCTGTTCCTCGGCGTCGCGGGCGTCATCGCGATCGCGGCTCTGGCGACGACGCCGACGAAACTGATAAGCGGCTACCTCGGCGGTCGGATCTACGACCTGAGCGAGCGCCGGTCGGTCCGCGTCGGGCTCGGGATGACCACCCGCGGCGAGTTCTCGCTGATCATCGCCAGCCTCGCGCTCTCGGGCGCCGGGGGCGCGCTCGCCGAATCCGTCGCGGCGGACATCTACGCCTTCGCGGTCGGCTACGTCCTGCTGATGAGCATCGTCGGCACCACGCTCATGCAGTACTCGGATCGCATCGAATCCGCCGTCGTCCCGCGACTCGAGGCCGGGATCGGATCGACGGGACAGCCGAGCGACGACTGA